A DNA window from Hippea jasoniae contains the following coding sequences:
- a CDS encoding DUF2018 family protein: MDKKDAIFGSPFSQIGQASYEEVVEFIETVLNKAPHHAIIDELEKTAEYVVLLEKLLEENGIDFSDETLFAKKIENTAEIDNQKRLFLLHFAGKIVRKEGSVV, encoded by the coding sequence ATGGATAAAAAGGATGCTATATTTGGATCGCCATTTAGCCAGATAGGTCAGGCAAGCTATGAGGAAGTTGTTGAGTTTATCGAAACTGTATTAAATAAAGCGCCTCACCATGCAATCATCGATGAATTGGAAAAAACAGCAGAATATGTTGTGCTTTTGGAAAAGCTACTTGAGGAAAACGGCATAGATTTCTCAGACGAAACACTTTTTGCAAAGAAGATTGAAAACACAGCAGAAATAGACAATCAAAAAAGGCTTTTTTTGCTCCATTTTGCAGGAAAGATCGTTAGAAAAGAGGGGTCTGTCGTATGA
- the dcd gene encoding dCTP deaminase: MSIKNDRWIIEMAKKGMIEPFAERQVREGVISYGVSSYGYDMRIADEFKIFTNVNNTIVDPKNFTEKNYVDFKGDVCIIPPNSFVLAKSVEYFRIPRNILTVCVGKSTYARCGLIVNVTPFEPEWEGYVTIEISNSTPIPAKVYAFEGIAQVLFFEADEECMVSYADKKGKYQKQMGLTPPKL; this comes from the coding sequence ATGAGCATTAAAAACGACCGCTGGATTATAGAGATGGCAAAAAAGGGTATGATTGAGCCGTTTGCAGAAAGACAGGTTAGAGAGGGCGTTATATCATACGGTGTCTCAAGTTACGGATATGATATGCGTATTGCCGATGAATTCAAAATCTTTACAAATGTCAACAATACAATCGTTGACCCTAAAAACTTTACAGAAAAGAATTATGTCGATTTTAAGGGCGATGTTTGTATCATACCGCCAAACAGCTTTGTTCTTGCAAAAAGTGTTGAATATTTTAGAATCCCCCGCAATATTCTAACCGTATGCGTTGGCAAATCCACATACGCAAGGTGCGGGTTGATCGTTAATGTAACACCATTTGAACCTGAATGGGAAGGGTATGTAACGATTGAGATTTCAAATTCAACACCAATTCCTGCTAAAGTTTATGCATTTGAAGGGATAGCACAGGTGTTGTTTTTTGAAGCAGATGAGGAGTGCATGGTTAGCTATGCCGACAAAAAAGGCAAATATCAAAAACAGATGGGTTTAACTCCACCAAAATTATAA
- a CDS encoding flagellar protein FlaG, with protein MSSGINKIANEVAVKSITQNQQTNKQINSPKDISKISINESYTKNSTQSKQLKPHEIKKIIEKLNENVGKLTQDVKFTYSDTIKSLVVKVIDAKTGQVIREIPPKEVINLQKKLSEVVGIIFDSKEVER; from the coding sequence ATGTCTTCCGGAATTAATAAAATTGCAAATGAGGTTGCGGTTAAGAGTATAACACAAAACCAACAAACCAACAAACAAATCAACTCACCTAAGGATATATCAAAAATCTCTATCAATGAGAGTTACACAAAAAATTCAACTCAATCAAAACAGCTCAAGCCCCACGAGATCAAAAAAATCATTGAAAAGCTCAATGAAAATGTTGGCAAACTGACACAGGATGTTAAATTCACCTATTCAGACACGATCAAGTCGCTGGTAGTAAAAGTTATAGACGCAAAAACAGGGCAGGTTATAAGGGAAATTCCACCAAAAGAGGTTATAAACTTGCAGAAAAAACTCTCAGAGGTTGTAGGAATAATATTTGATAGTAAGGAGGTAGAACGATGA
- a CDS encoding methylenetetrahydrofolate reductase — MSLRETIGKKKLLSVEYNPPKGASNPNLEKLKEVSQFIDFINITDCPMASIRLNVITASYLVRQHLQKEVVFNLTCRDRNRLAITSDLLGANALGLENVLAINGDPIFYKPEENVYKFNTYGLLSLIDNLNKGVDFCGNQLKSKTNFFCGVASNIPTKLSLKGIRNRLKRKHEHSAKFVITQPIYSIESLELFLEAIDGINMFKIIGIFPPPSLKVAVYLHKNVKGITIPENYLKRLQDANNEKEQTKKLSLELIEKITTKGYLKLIDGIHLMRFDQELLQNVYQLIRG; from the coding sequence ATGAGCTTAAGAGAAACAATAGGAAAAAAGAAGCTGTTGAGTGTTGAGTATAACCCACCAAAGGGTGCATCAAATCCAAACTTAGAAAAACTCAAAGAGGTAAGTCAATTTATAGATTTTATAAATATAACAGACTGTCCAATGGCAAGCATCAGGCTTAATGTAATAACCGCATCTTATCTTGTAAGGCAACACCTGCAAAAAGAAGTTGTGTTTAACCTGACCTGCAGGGACAGAAACAGACTTGCTATTACATCGGATCTTCTTGGTGCAAATGCCCTTGGTCTTGAGAATGTTCTTGCCATCAACGGTGACCCGATCTTTTATAAACCTGAAGAAAATGTTTATAAATTTAACACATACGGACTGCTTTCTTTAATTGATAACCTAAATAAAGGCGTTGATTTTTGCGGAAATCAGTTAAAATCAAAAACAAACTTTTTTTGTGGAGTGGCAAGCAATATTCCAACCAAACTATCGCTTAAAGGCATTAGAAACAGGCTAAAACGCAAGCATGAGCATTCTGCTAAATTCGTTATAACCCAGCCAATATACAGCATTGAATCGCTTGAGCTGTTTTTAGAGGCAATAGATGGCATTAATATGTTTAAAATTATAGGCATATTTCCACCTCCAAGTTTGAAGGTAGCGGTTTATCTGCATAAAAATGTTAAAGGTATAACAATTCCAGAAAACTACCTGAAACGCCTACAGGATGCAAATAATGAAAAGGAGCAAACAAAAAAACTCAGCCTTGAGTTGATTGAAAAAATTACTACAAAGGGGTATCTCAAACTAATAGACGGCATACATTTAATGAGGTTTGATCAAGAACTATTGCAAAATGTTTATCAACTAATAAGGGGGTAA
- the fliS gene encoding flagellar export chaperone FliS yields the protein MTATEAYNTYKNMMINTTVDKLQIVAMLYEGALRFAKNTVEAAKQNDEEKFIDNINRVLGILLALRDSLDPNADKETVDYLTALYNYLIQKSIEAIEDYSEENFSTVVRYLHKMHEIWTTQVMNKE from the coding sequence ATGACAGCTACAGAGGCATATAATACTTATAAAAACATGATGATCAACACGACGGTTGATAAGCTACAGATCGTGGCGATGCTTTATGAAGGCGCTTTAAGATTCGCAAAAAATACTGTTGAGGCTGCAAAACAAAACGATGAGGAGAAATTTATAGACAATATAAACAGGGTATTGGGTATTCTGCTTGCCCTAAGGGATTCTCTTGATCCAAACGCCGATAAAGAAACAGTAGATTATTTAACAGCGCTTTACAACTACCTTATCCAAAAAAGCATAGAAGCGATTGAGGATTATTCAGAAGAAAACTTTTCAACAGTAGTAAGATACCTCCATAAAATGCATGAGATCTGGACAACTCAGGTTATGAACAAGGAATAA
- a CDS encoding ISNCY family transposase, whose protein sequence is MEEHYLMSRKELERATYMGMVLKGSITLKEASEILRISYRHSKRILKRFRQEEERGLIHRSRGRRSPKRIDDYLRDKIASLYKENYSDFSISLFKEKLFLIHNITLSRETIRTILKEYGVYKSRKARRNSKSVHVFRERKRHAGELIQVDGSTHRWLEDRCKDKFTLMGYIDDATGEIFAKFYDYEGVYSFLDSFLEFVKINGLPKSIYTDRHSTYKTTRKPTIQEELKNKRPATQVERILKRVGVELIHAYSPQAKGRIERLFKTLQDRLIKEMRLKGIKTKEEANCFLKEYIPLFNKQFAKQPKSNISLFKKLDKDFDYEWEFALESQRNINNDYTIRYKGRLFQIKDVFSVRRKQKVLIKESIYGPIRVFYKDRELQIEEVNKKETSSICKISLNHSFISSSFEQKEKEK, encoded by the coding sequence ATGGAGGAACATTATCTTATGAGCAGGAAGGAATTGGAAAGAGCAACCTATATGGGTATGGTTTTAAAGGGTTCTATTACACTGAAAGAGGCAAGTGAGATTCTAAGGATTAGCTACAGACATTCAAAAAGGATATTGAAGAGGTTTAGACAGGAAGAAGAAAGAGGGTTGATTCACAGATCAAGAGGCAGAAGATCACCAAAAAGAATTGATGATTATCTGAGGGATAAAATAGCTTCTCTTTATAAGGAGAATTATTCAGATTTTTCAATATCTCTTTTTAAAGAAAAGCTTTTTCTTATTCACAACATCACATTAAGCAGAGAGACAATCAGAACAATTTTGAAAGAATACGGAGTATATAAAAGCAGAAAAGCAAGGAGAAATTCAAAATCTGTTCATGTATTTAGAGAAAGAAAAAGACATGCAGGAGAACTTATTCAGGTGGACGGTTCTACCCATAGATGGCTTGAGGATAGATGCAAGGATAAATTTACACTTATGGGTTATATAGATGATGCAACAGGTGAGATATTTGCAAAATTCTACGATTATGAGGGTGTATACTCATTTCTGGATTCCTTCTTAGAGTTTGTAAAGATAAATGGATTGCCTAAATCTATCTATACAGATAGACATTCAACCTACAAAACAACAAGGAAACCAACAATCCAGGAGGAGCTAAAAAACAAAAGACCTGCTACACAGGTAGAAAGAATACTAAAAAGGGTTGGTGTTGAGCTTATACATGCCTACTCTCCCCAAGCAAAAGGAAGAATTGAAAGGCTTTTTAAGACACTACAGGATAGGCTTATAAAAGAGATGAGATTAAAAGGGATAAAAACAAAAGAAGAAGCAAACTGCTTCTTGAAGGAGTATATACCTCTCTTCAATAAACAGTTTGCAAAACAACCCAAATCAAACATATCCCTTTTTAAGAAGTTAGACAAGGATTTTGATTATGAGTGGGAGTTTGCACTTGAAAGCCAAAGGAACATAAACAACGACTATACAATAAGATACAAAGGCAGGCTCTTTCAGATAAAAGATGTATTTTCAGTAAGAAGAAAACAAAAGGTTTTAATAAAAGAATCCATTTATGGACCAATAAGAGTGTTTTACAAAGACAGAGAATTGCAAATAGAAGAGGTAAACAAAAAAGAAACCTCTTCTATTTGCAAAATTTCTTTAAATCATTCTTTTATTTCTTCTTCTTTTGAACAAAAAGAGAAAGAGAAATAG
- the flhB gene encoding flagellar biosynthesis protein FlhB, whose product MPDQDKTEPATPKRRQEAREEGKVAKSVELNTAFLLLISIIFFYFFAKTMTETIENMFEYYINMSAWFDIKLSSLGILLKTINEFILKLVLPFFILITAAAFLINVVQVGFMITPKALEIKFDKINPVNGLKNLFSLKSFGELVKSLLKAIVMGYILWIFIKHNLPIWLNLTKTQPNTVFVNLAKDTFSIVSYILIFIIFMAILDYLFQKYTFEKSIMMTKQEVKDEYKQMEGDPKVKQKIRSMQMEIARRRMMEDVKKATVVVTNPTHYAVALQYKQNEMNAPKVVAKGINLIAEKIKEVAKENDIPIVERPQLARELYQKVKIGSEIPPELYQAVAEILSYIYRLKNSANF is encoded by the coding sequence ATGCCAGATCAGGATAAAACCGAGCCTGCGACCCCCAAACGGCGACAGGAAGCAAGAGAAGAGGGTAAAGTAGCTAAATCTGTAGAGCTAAACACTGCATTCCTGCTACTTATTTCTATTATCTTCTTCTACTTTTTTGCTAAAACAATGACTGAAACTATAGAAAATATGTTTGAGTATTACATAAACATGTCAGCGTGGTTTGACATCAAACTATCAAGTCTTGGAATTCTTTTAAAAACAATAAATGAATTTATACTAAAGCTTGTTTTACCATTCTTTATTTTAATCACAGCGGCTGCCTTCTTAATCAATGTCGTTCAGGTGGGTTTTATGATAACCCCGAAGGCACTTGAGATTAAATTTGACAAAATCAATCCAGTAAACGGGCTTAAAAATCTATTTTCCTTAAAATCATTTGGGGAACTTGTTAAGTCACTTCTAAAGGCTATCGTAATGGGTTATATCTTGTGGATCTTTATAAAACACAATTTACCTATATGGCTAAATCTAACCAAAACACAGCCAAATACTGTCTTTGTTAATCTTGCAAAGGATACATTCTCAATTGTATCTTATATTTTAATCTTTATAATCTTTATGGCGATTTTGGATTATCTATTTCAGAAATACACATTTGAAAAAAGCATAATGATGACAAAGCAGGAAGTAAAAGATGAATACAAACAGATGGAGGGTGACCCAAAGGTAAAGCAAAAAATAAGAAGCATGCAGATGGAGATTGCAAGACGCAGGATGATGGAGGATGTAAAAAAAGCCACTGTGGTCGTAACTAACCCGACCCACTATGCCGTAGCCCTTCAATACAAACAAAATGAGATGAACGCCCCTAAGGTAGTTGCAAAAGGCATAAATCTCATAGCTGAAAAAATCAAAGAAGTGGCCAAAGAAAACGATATACCCATAGTAGAAAGACCGCAACTTGCAAGGGAACTTTACCAAAAGGTTAAAATAGGCAGTGAAATCCCTCCCGAACTCTATCAAGCAGTAGCAGAAATTCTAAGCTACATCTACAGGCTTAAAAATTCCGCAAATTTTTAA
- the fliD gene encoding flagellar filament capping protein FliD, whose amino-acid sequence MNVGNITVLGLGSGMDLQGLVDKLVKADSQPLLLAQAQKVQYQDYYQTFNKLESGLMTLMSDANKMITDFSTQTATVSDDSKAEVSISSNPVNGMHNITVNQLARGQTWISNSDISSKTDTIASGYGEFTYKIGDKEYTINLDNNILSSTPTTAEQFVNAINSNGSGLQASLIYDGTGYKIILKTPEGTNNNLTIVKNDTTLTFGDGNGNTTPAEDSQDATLTIDGVDITSHTNTLNDYIPGLSIKLKDTGSFSVFISTDYSKLAEDMQTIVKDYNDVIDYIKKNNNYNDQTNVADAFFCNSTIENLQNRLSNLFVSNYNTSSNNNYHTLSDIGLSFDKDGTLEFDSSKFLSALQDDFKDVKKMLVESSTGANDGFLTKLHDMIFNMTSSNGSIELQKNYINSRIDSLDSQIKLMQKSLDQERVMLTLTFSQMDEYIGILKNQSDYMTKMFDSMNKK is encoded by the coding sequence ATGAATGTAGGTAACATCACCGTTTTGGGATTGGGAAGCGGAATGGACCTTCAGGGTCTTGTAGATAAACTGGTAAAAGCCGATAGCCAGCCTCTACTACTTGCTCAAGCTCAAAAGGTTCAATATCAGGATTACTACCAAACCTTTAATAAATTAGAATCGGGACTAATGACCCTAATGAGCGATGCAAATAAAATGATTACAGATTTCTCCACTCAGACTGCCACAGTAAGCGATGACTCCAAAGCCGAAGTCTCCATAAGTTCCAATCCTGTTAACGGTATGCATAATATAACCGTAAACCAACTTGCAAGAGGTCAAACATGGATATCTAATTCTGATATAAGCTCAAAAACCGACACAATAGCCTCAGGATACGGGGAGTTTACATATAAAATCGGCGATAAGGAATACACCATCAACCTTGACAACAATATTTTAAGCTCAACACCTACAACGGCTGAGCAGTTTGTTAATGCGATTAATAGTAATGGTAGTGGCCTTCAGGCAAGCCTTATATACGATGGAACAGGTTATAAAATCATTCTTAAAACACCTGAAGGTACAAACAACAACTTAACAATCGTAAAAAACGACACAACATTAACATTTGGAGATGGCAACGGAAATACAACCCCCGCTGAAGATTCTCAAGATGCTACATTAACAATTGATGGCGTAGATATTACCTCACACACAAACACATTAAACGATTATATCCCCGGCTTATCAATAAAGCTTAAAGATACAGGCTCATTTAGCGTGTTTATATCGACTGACTATTCAAAGCTTGCTGAAGATATGCAAACCATCGTAAAAGATTACAACGATGTTATAGACTACATCAAAAAGAACAATAACTACAACGATCAGACAAATGTAGCCGACGCTTTCTTTTGCAATAGCACAATCGAAAATCTTCAAAATAGATTGAGTAATCTGTTTGTGTCCAATTACAACACCTCTTCAAACAACAACTACCACACACTATCCGATATCGGTTTGAGCTTTGATAAGGATGGCACACTTGAGTTTGACTCATCTAAGTTTTTAAGCGCTTTACAAGATGATTTTAAAGATGTTAAAAAGATGCTTGTTGAAAGCTCAACTGGAGCCAATGATGGCTTCTTAACCAAACTGCACGATATGATTTTTAATATGACTTCCTCAAATGGCTCTATAGAGCTTCAAAAAAACTATATAAACAGCAGAATAGACAGCTTAGATAGCCAGATCAAGCTAATGCAAAAAAGCCTTGATCAGGAAAGGGTAATGCTAACATTAACATTCTCTCAAATGGATGAGTATATAGGGATTTTAAAGAATCAGAGCGATTATATGACAAAAATGTTTGATAGTATGAATAAAAAGTAA